CGGCTAGCGGAACGGGGGGAACTGCACCGTTTGGGGCTTTACTGGACGCTCTGCCTAACATCTTCCAGCACTTCCTCCACGCTGACATCGACGGGAATCCCCTCAATCTCATCAAGCAGGTCCCAGATGGTCTCGCCAACGATAATTCTGACCTTCGTCCCCTTTGGTATGTTCACTCGCCTGAGAGGTCTGAACGTCTCGCCGTCATAGACCGCCTCAATAATCGTCCCCATACTACCACCGCATATCCTTTACGTCGGCCTCGCTTTTAACGATTTTCCAGTTGAGGCCGAGGTTCTCGAGGATTTCCGTCAAGGTTTCGTCCGGTTCTTCTTCAAAGCGGTAGAGGTTAGTCTTTACCCTCACGTCCCCCGCCCCGAACCCCGGCACCGGTTCGCCACGCCTGGCCACCTCCAGGGAGAGCCTCTCCTCCAGCCTCTCGTCGCTTGGAATGAGGTAGGCCCTCAGAAGCTCGGCTTCCTTCAGGAGAAAGTCGATGTGCCAGTGGAGCCTCTTTTCCCTTTTGAAGTGCCTCGCGACCCGCTTTTCGAGGGAGTTCATGGCGGAGCCGACGTAGACGTAGTGGCCCGCCCTGAGCCGGAACGTTCTGCCCTTCGTTCGTATCTCCTTGTCCCCGTCCAGCCTGATAACCAGGAAGTAAGAGCCCCTCATGATATCCGGTTCTGGTCACCATTTATAAACCCTTGATTCCAAATCCTTCCGGTGTGTGGAATGGACGAGCGGAAGAAGAAGCGCCCCGTGGACGACTTCGCCTGGCAGGAGTACGACAGGGAGGAGTTCGAGCAGACCTTCCCGGCCCTCGCCAGGGAGCTCGAGGGAGAGGGCATTTCGATAGAGGCCTACAGAACCAGCGAGGAGAGGGTGGAGGAGCCGACGGACTTCTCCGGCTACAACCCAACGGTGATAGACTTCCTCAGGCGGTGCGAGACGGACGATGAGGCGCTTGAGATAATAAACTGGCTCGAGGAGCGCGGTGAGATAACGCCCGAGATGGCCAAGGACCTGAGGATAACCCTCGTAAAGAAAGGCGTCAGGGCCTTCGGCCCCAAGAAGGAGTGGGGCTGGTACGAGAGACACGGGAAGCGCGG
This Thermococcus cleftensis DNA region includes the following protein-coding sequences:
- a CDS encoding antitoxin family protein, which codes for MGTIIEAVYDGETFRPLRRVNIPKGTKVRIIVGETIWDLLDEIEGIPVDVSVEEVLEDVRQSVQ
- a CDS encoding GIY-YIG nuclease family protein — protein: MRGSYFLVIRLDGDKEIRTKGRTFRLRAGHYVYVGSAMNSLEKRVARHFKREKRLHWHIDFLLKEAELLRAYLIPSDERLEERLSLEVARRGEPVPGFGAGDVRVKTNLYRFEEEPDETLTEILENLGLNWKIVKSEADVKDMRW
- a CDS encoding DUF2095 family protein, producing MDERKKKRPVDDFAWQEYDREEFEQTFPALARELEGEGISIEAYRTSEERVEEPTDFSGYNPTVIDFLRRCETDDEALEIINWLEERGEITPEMAKDLRITLVKKGVRAFGPKKEWGWYERHGKRG